DNA sequence from the Salvelinus fontinalis isolate EN_2023a chromosome 33, ASM2944872v1, whole genome shotgun sequence genome:
AAATAGGCatatattttaaatacatttttgtaaGTTAAATGTGTCCTCTATtgataatatatatacagtaccggtcaaaagtttggacacacctactcattccaaggtttttctttatttttactattttctacatggaatcatgtagtaaccaaaaaagtgttaaacaaatgcaTACATTTGAGATgattcaaaatagccaccctttgccttgacagctttgcacactcttggctttctctcaaccagcttcatgaggtagtcacttggaatgcatttcaattaacaggtgtgccttgttaaaaggtaatttgtggaatttctttccttcttaatgcgtttgaaccaatcagttgtgttgtgacaaggtaggggtggtatacagaagatttggtaaaagaccaatggCAAAAAccactcaaataagcaaagagaaacgacagtccatcattactttaataaatgaaggtcagtcaatccggaatatatcaagagctttgaaagtttcttcaagtgcagtctcaaaaacaatcaagcggtatgatgaaactggctctcatgaggactgccacaggaatggaagacccagagttacctctgctgcagaggataagttcattagagttaccagcctcagaaatttcagcccaaataaatgcttcacagagttcaagtaacagacacatctcaacatcaattgttcagaggagactgtgtgaatcaggccttcatggtcgaattgctgcaaagaaaccactactaaaggagaagaagaagatacttgcttgggtcaagaaacacgatcaatggacattagaccggtggaaatctgtcctttggtctgatgtgtccaaatttgagatttttggttccaaccgccgtgtctttgtgagatcagagtaggtgaacggatgatctctgcatgtgtggttctaaccgtaaagcatggaggagcaggtgtgggggtgctttgctggtgatatattaagaattcaaggcacacttaaccagcatggctatcacagcattctgcagtgatacgccatcccatctggtttgcacttagtgggactatcatttgtttttcaacagaacaatgacccaaaacacacctccaggctgtgaaagaaggagagttatggagtgctgcatcagatgacctggcctccataatcacctgacctcaacccaattgagatggtttgggatgagttggaccgcagagtgaaggaaaagcagccaacaagtagtaaaaatacagaaaaccccttgaataagtaggtgtgtccaaacttttgactggtactgtatatctgttcATATAGGCTACAGATGTTCTCTGGATGAGGATCTATTCCTGCATACATGGTTATTCAGTTTCCAGCTCTTTACACAAAACAAATGTAGGAGGCAGCATAATTCTCTCTAGAATGTTCTGTATTTTGACATATTGCAGTGAGTCAATGATCAGATTGGATATTGATCCTTTTGCGTTCAGTTGTTGAGCTACATTAAGTTACATTATCATTCTGCAATGCACCTGTATGTCGCATTGTGTGTCACTGTCAACGTGTGCAGTAGCCTCtagacatactgtatgtctggataTGGTTGAGCTGTGTGTTCTTTAAAGCAATTTGAACGAAATTTAGGTTATTGTTTGGTTTATTGATACAGGTCTCACACTGTGACAAATGCATTGTCATTAGGCCCTAAACCTATATGCCCAATCTCCTCCAATCATTATGTAGCCTAGCCTAGTGCTTTAGTATTAAAACGGTACTAAACAACTGTTCTTTTTCTCACTGTAATGAAATTAAATCTTAACCATTATTATTGCTTCCTAGTAATACTTTGTCTCATCGCCTGCATAATTTAGATATCTTTCCCCTGCAGATTTCTTGTTTCAAGCAATGGCATTTTAGTGATGTGTGCCTGTAGGATTCCTTTCCCTTTAAGCAATCTGCTGTGTCAGTGCATGCAGTCAGAACTGGGCCTTTTGCAGTGTAGGGGTGTGTACTCGTTCCCCTCTCCAATGGGAAATCCCTTGCCACTGCAGCCAGGGTTCTCTTGATGGCAGGAAAAAGCAATGAGAAGTATACTTTTATGTTCGGATCTCACCTTGTACAGTACAATATTATCCTGCATACATGTTTGCATTGGTTCCTTAACGCATCGATGCAATAAGATGCAACTATAAGCAGTGCTGCTTTGTCAGTGAATGCATTGAATGTCATTGAAgacatttctttatttttattatgtcATGTATTTACAGTAGCATATGTGTTCAGGGTGGATAGTCGTGACAGATTTTTACCCCGCCCATCAGTAATTGTTCAGCTTGGCAATTAGGTTCAGATCAGTATGGTAGGCTGCCTCTCTTCAGTTATATTCACTGACATCAGCATTTTGGTACAATGATGATTCACTGACAAAAAATGCATATGATGTGCTTTTCCAACATCACTTGTGGTCTTTTGCACTCTCTGTCCATTAGGTTTCTTACGGATCCATTACAATCAGATAGACTAACAATTAGATAGTCATTTAACATTTGCTTAGTATTGCCATGGCATTTGAGCTGTGAATTGTATGTTCTTGCATTTCAAGCTGGGAAGGAAAAAGGCCTGTTTAGAAATATTCTGTCATCCATGCACACGATGGCTGTGACGTCACCTATCAGCCGCATTCTTTGTGCTCCTCTACCAGGCTGGGAGGGGAATGTCACATCAGCTCACCAGAAAGGAGCAACGTTAGCTTCTCAATGAGAGAGAGCACTTTGCTAGAATGGGCCACCCATTAAGCTGTATTTCCTCTGTAGCCTTTTGCTGTCTGGATCTTCCCTCTCTATAGTTCTAATCTAGATAATTTAATTATTTTGCAGATATTGATTTAGGTGGATATAAATACGTGTGTTTTATCAAAGTAAGGTTACCTGGAAGTGGATTGGAAGTGATATTGATCGTCTCAGGTCTTTTCAGTTGCTCTTAATGTGATTCAACACAGATAAGGGGGTTGTTCCATAAAATGTgtcttttgcatccctttgatattttaattaTAAATGTTGcaccaatattgcattttaaaagcaagttatattaaatgaaatgccctttaatatagaccacatgaatAATTCAATGAATCAGATTTTTAACATGAATAAagattcagcattttgacatgtccctctgtgcACTGTCTGTGACTTCCAGGAAGACTTTAACCTACTTAACCCCAGAATTTCATTGttattgtaaagccctagttattttgttgttttgaaaaagtcatttctgaattttattctttatttcatgtgattattGATTCATTTTAAGGTCTACcctattcctttaaaaaaatgtgatCAAAAGAAGCAAATCAAATATTGTTTGTCACATTCTTGGTAGACAACatatgtagactaacagtgaaatgcttacttacggtccTTTTCCAATAATGCAGAGTTAAATAgattataaaaaattaaataaacattgaacatctaatagtaaaATCATAAAGTTAAAGCGGGTGAGCtagttctactctttttggcaattttctggtgttttgtggtggaaaactgagtgggtcgagcataacacgtcaacaGTGTTACCCATAGACAAACTAGAAGTGTTTTAACAATTGCCCCTTCCTGTTGCACACaaacttccattccccctgtcaaaagggaatttatggctgatttaagatttCAGCTGtgtttacggtcaaccctgttactttatttgacttttttatttaacctcttgagattttaaaacatgttatttttttaaatgttaaacaTGGGATCTTTGACAATGTTAAAAGTAGATGAAATACTGTATGTGACATTTGTGTGTGGGTTCGTTATAATAAGTCTTTAGAATATTTATTGTTACTTATTGTAATTTGCTACGCAATGTCTTTAAGTCAGACACTAAATACATTGTAGGTTAGTAGAACGAAGTGTAGCATTTAGACCAAGTCAGGATATACAACGTTCAAAGGTTACTGATCAGTTGTGCTTTTTACTGTACACTTTTTGACATTCCCAGGATTAACACGTTTCCTCCCACCTTGTACGTATAGAGTGAAGTAGTAGGTGAAAAGCATGTCCTGGGTGACAGCATTACATGGGGTTTCAGACAGGTGAAAAGGTCAGTTTAAAGCAGAGGAGAAGGTCAGGGAGACATGTGAACTGCCTGTGCGACGATCGACTGACCGTCTACACTTACACTGCAGCTGCCCCTAGATTCCTCGTGGGAACATAGCTACCTCCAACCCTCTGCCCCCTCTCCAGTCCCaacccccactctctctcactatcttcaATCTGGTTCTCCACTTGCGAGCATTAGCTGTCCACGTGGCAGTTTGATCTACTGGTGCACTAAGTGAGCTGATTGCCATGGAAACTAATTGAATCTTGCTCATTCCCAATGCAGTGCTGTATGTGCATCCAGTTTGAATTCTAACagatcatactgtacagtagatatGATAGGTGTGATACTGTAGAGTTGTGACATGCTCTGATATGATTTCATGTAAAACCTCACCTTCTGTACGTGATATTGTTGGAAAATAACTGTTTACATTCATGAATGCATAACCTAGGGGGTTATTGGCTGTCTTACACAGGATAGTGCATTTATGACCactgctctgtcccctccccagGTAACAGAGCTGAATGAGGCGCTATCTAACGAGGAGAGGAACCTCCTGTCTGTGGCCTATAAGAATGTGGTGGGGGCCCGTCGTTCCTCTTGGAGGGTGATCTCTAGCATCGAGCAGAAAACCTCTTCAGATGGAAATGAGAAAAAGATTGAAATGGTTCGGGCCTACAGAGAGAAGATTGAGAAGGAGCTGGAGGCTGTGTGTCAGGACGTGCTCAACCTGCTGGATAACTACCTGATCAAGAACTGCAACGAGACGCAGCACGAGAGCAAGGTGTTTTACCTGAAGATGAAGGGCGACTACTACCGCTACCTGGCCGAGGTGGCCACGGGTGAGAAGAGGGCCACCGTCATCGAGTCATCAGAGAAGGCTTACAACGAGGCCCATGAGATCAGCAAAGAGCACATGCAGCCCACCCACCCCATCCGCCTCGGCTTGGCTCTCAACTACTCTGTGTTTTACTACGAGATCCAGAATGCCCCTGAGCAGGCTTGTCATCTGGCCAAGACCGCCTTTGATGACGCTATTGCTGAGCTGGACACCCTGAACGAGGACTCCTACAAAGACTCAACTCTCATCATGCAGCTGCTCCGAGACAACTTAACACTGTGGACAAGTGACCAGCAGGATGATGAGGGAGGGGAGGGCAACAAAGATTAATAAACCACACTTAGGAAAAATATATAATGAAGGGCCGGTGGGCTTTGGCAGACGCTTTTGCTCGTACCGCAGCAGCAGTTCTTTATTTTTCCATGTGTTAAAAGAAAAGAATCAAAAGAAAGGTGAGGTGAGGTTACATCTTaggctaaatatatatatatatatatatatataaatagttGAAAGGGCCTCCGTCTTGATTTTCTCTTTGACATTTGCCAAAACCACTGAAATGTCAGGCAATCCTGAAGTGGTTGTTGTTGGATTGGTTTGGCAGTCTCACACTGGCATAGGGACTGGTGTCGTACCAAGGGAAGCTGCTTAGTTAGGTTTATGCATGATAGAGATGCAGACACTTGAGGAAGGGGGGAAGTTTGCAAATAGTTTGCAATGGTTCCAGTACTAGCAACTCAGCCACTTTTCTCATATTCATTATCTcagcaccaaaccagtgtctaCTTTTGTGACAACAGCGcgtttctatgatctgtggttaaaaaaaaaagaagaaaggtCCTAAAATATGAttctgtgacatcacagggtaggATTTCTAGCCAGAGATTGGGTCTTTTCTTGCTCCCCACGTCACCGCAAATCTCATAGTGTTTGAAAATCACATTTTCTTTAgtgaatttgaacatgaattATGCCCCTATTTAAGATTACTCTATTTTTTGTACCCAATGATCAATGAAAACTTGCTCGGTAGGTctatgtcctcattgtggttttacagacgtgtttaataTGTCTTATTTACACACTTTATtcgaatatttatgaaatgcatattgttatatttggtagcacttatttgtttttccttcgCCTCCAACCCCTTTCAATGcgtggaacggatgtgggtggggctaggtctacataagggtgctaattaaaaaaaatctcacaaaagctctgattaaggccgtgaggccgatgatacgtaagcttattaaagatcagtgatactatcaagagcagtgtgcggtttcctttttcattCAAAATCACTGTTTTTAAAAAATTTTAACTTTTGATGATGTCATCGAGTAGAACATTTTAATGCTCTTTTTTTCTGTCTACAAAACATACAAATGCgccgttttcacatatgtagaaaTTAGTTtagtgctggagataatgaatatgaggttTGAAAGTTGCAGATTTGCCCTTTATTAAGATATATCACTCACTCTTGAAGGGAGTGCAGGACAGCCAAGAAAATGCAAATAGTATTAATCTGACCAAATCAACTAGAAAAAGTCAAATGCAGATCTTTTGTTAAAATGTTGGCTGTTTATTGTAAAGTTAATACCAATCATGGCAATGAGGTAAGGATAAAATACTGTTATCAATTTACTCTTTCACATGACTTCTAGTTTTAGGAATATTTGGCTGTCCTCTGTGAATGTCCTCTGACTGCTCTAAATATGATACTGGAACCATAGACTCTATTGGAGGTTAAGCTATCTAAAGGCAGAGACAGTTTAAAACAGAGACATTATGTTAAAGCAGCTGCAGAGCTTGtggtttacttctgtgttttatTAAATGCACTTGCCTACTATACTGTTTCTTCAGTGTAAGATGATTACTACAATAATATCGATTATTCAGTATTGTGCATGCTGGTGAAGTATTTAAACATACAGTAGCTTGACTTTATTATCTTATACTGTGGGTGTTAAGTATTCATATGATTGAGAACATAGGCTTTGTCTGATTATTTCTTAATTATAACTTATtcttattttgtttttatttgctATATCAAAATGTTGATCGTAAAAATGTACATGTTATGAGCATTGCTATAGTGGCATGCAATATGTATTTCATTTGTTAATGGAAGAAAAAAAAGGGGGGAAAAACACACCAGTGATTGCTTAATCTTACCAACTGGTGTTTGTCATGTTAAATTATAATAATGGCTTTGTCACATTAAATTATAATAATGGCATTGTAAAACAAATACTTTGTTCTTTGAACTATTTGATTACTTATTTTGTCATGTTATTAACCAGTTTGAACAGTGGTGAAGTTTTCAGAATCAGTGTTTCTGTTATGAATTCACAACATGGACCACAATTTATTTCTGAcagtatacatttaaaaaaaacatttttttataccTTTTAGCTGTTTCTGAGTGACGAATATCTTGAATGTGAGTCATTATGTAGCAGTTGCACAAGAAACGAGAACTATGATGATGATAAAAAAATTATATGACAATTATAAATGCACCATTTCCATGGCAGTCTAGTGTATTGTTGTGATGTCACTAAGTCAACATTTGTGTTTTGTTGTAACCTCTTGTGTGCTGCTAGTATGCTATTCTTGTGTGTGCCTCCTTTGCTATTTGAAATAATTGATTCAGCATACTCCATAGGCATCCTCCATAACCATATATGCAAAAAGAGAATTATAACGACACAGTAAAAACCCACTTATGCTTTTAGGTCTACACAAACTTGCATGACTCCAGTGCAGGGAATGCACATTTCTGCTCATGCAATATAATGCAAAAGCTAGTCAAATTATAGCTGGCTATTAGGACTTAAGGTTGAAGCAAACAGGGAGAGTCATTTGTCATACACTGTTAACGTTATTTACCACAGAGGGCTGAATGTCCCAACTGAATGATTCCCACGAGGACAAAAGAACAGATCTAAATGATCTTTAAcagtgtcccaaatgccaccctcttccctatatagtgcactacttttgaccagatccctatgggtcttggtcaaaagtagtgcactataggtaatagggtgccatttggaacgcctCTTAGTCTTTAACCCATTGTACATTTCACACCCTCTGAGATAACCATGTATCCAAATAGATATTGCTGAGGAGATGTTGTTTTCCATCTTGCTGCTATGCTCTAGATTTTATTAGATTGATAATCTTGATCATAATTGGCTAAAACTCAGCAATCTATTTATTTTTTGGTCTCAGACATTATCACTTGCCCTGGGGAACCCAAACACCTTGAGGTGTGTCAGATTTAGATATTTATATTCATAAACCTAGGGTGTTACTTTATGCCATTCATCTAGTGCCATCAACAGTGAAACAGTGTTATACCTTCCATTTTTGCCATGCTAATCTAAGAACAGTTAACACATGTAATTAAACCTGGTACTTCATTAATTTACATAGTCCTTTCTGGGACACAAGGCCACTTTGGAACACTATGTTACTTTTTCCTCTGTATGTCAACGTAGATGGCGAGAGTTAACAAATCAGATTGCTTTTCCTCTGAAAGAAACTTTAAACTCTATAATTTGTTTGGTGTAGATTTTTGgacacatcagacaggatggttCATTCATTAAGTACATGTTTTGTTTGTGTTTATTTAATTTTCAATTTGTTCACCCAGATCCTTGTGTCTGTAAGTTCAGGTAGAACACCACTGTAACATGTATGCTCTCTTTGCTCTGAAATTAAATTAAACTTCCATTGAATCAAGTAAAGGCTTGGGACCATGGCTATACAACAGAAAAAATGTAGACTGAAGTCACATAATCTTGTCAACAAATCAACTACCATTAAAATGGAGGATGTTTCTAAGAAGCTTTGTTGCTATCTGTTGCTCAT
Encoded proteins:
- the LOC129832014 gene encoding 14-3-3 protein gamma-2-like is translated as MVDREQLVQKARLAEQAERYDDMAAAMKSVTELNEALSNEERNLLSVAYKNVVGARRSSWRVISSIEQKTSSDGNEKKIEMVRAYREKIEKELEAVCQDVLNLLDNYLIKNCNETQHESKVFYLKMKGDYYRYLAEVATGEKRATVIESSEKAYNEAHEISKEHMQPTHPIRLGLALNYSVFYYEIQNAPEQACHLAKTAFDDAIAELDTLNEDSYKDSTLIMQLLRDNLTLWTSDQQDDEGGEGNKD